The Candidatus Edwardsbacteria bacterium genome contains the following window.
GTGATCGGAGACTGCATGGCGGACAGTATCTGGGATATCAGCACTTCGCGGCTGGGCAGCAGGGCCAATTGTTTGACCTGCTTAACATCAACCATCTTGCCTTCGACAATGCCCACCTTAACCGAGGGCTTGTCGTCGTTTTTGGCGAACTCCACCAGGATCTTGGCCGGAATGATGGGATCCTTTACGCCGAAGGCCAGCCCGGTGGGGCCGGTCAGGTAATCCAGCAGCATCTCCATCCCGGCGTTCTTGGCCGCCAACTGGGCCAGGGTGTTCTTGACCACCTGGTATTCCACCGAAGCATCCCTCAGTTTCTTGCGCAGCTCGGTGGCCCGGACCACATCCAGCCCCGTGAAATCGGTCAGATAGATGGCCTTGGCGGCTTTCAACTTCTCGGTAAGCTCCCGGACTATCTTTTCTTTTTCTTGCTTTATCATCGTTTAGTCCTCACTTTCCTTTAGTGGCCAGCTCGGTCAGAGCGATTTTGACCCC
Protein-coding sequences here:
- the rplJ gene encoding 50S ribosomal protein L10, whose amino-acid sequence is MIKQEKEKIVRELTEKLKAAKAIYLTDFTGLDVVRATELRKKLRDASVEYQVVKNTLAQLAAKNAGMEMLLDYLTGPTGLAFGVKDPIIPAKILVEFAKNDDKPSVKVGIVEGKMVDVKQVKQLALLPSREVLISQILSAMQSPITGLVGALGGIIQKFVGTVDAIAKQKEAK